A genomic window from Paucibacter sp. KCTC 42545 includes:
- a CDS encoding MFS transporter codes for MFQVLLCGAMIVTLSMGIRHGFGLWLQPITMDRGWTRETFSFALAIQNLSWGLAGPFTGMLADRYGPFRVLMVGGLLYALGLVLMALSTSGLAFTGSAGLLLGIAQSGTTYAVIYGVIGRNVAPEKRSWAMGVAAAAGSFGQFLMVPVENWLIGYTGWQNALFVLGCAALITIPLALGLREPKGAAAAPGHQQSIGQALREAFGYRSFQLLMLGYFVCGFQVVFIGVHMPSYLKDHGLSPQVATYSLALIGLFNVFGTYAAGSLGQRFPKRYILSAIYALRAVAIVCFLSVPLTPTSVYLFSGVMGFLWLSTVPPTNAVLAQIFGIQHMSMLSGFVFLSHQIGSFLGVWLGGRLYDLSGSYDVVWYLAVGLGVMAALVNLPVRETAIERRMAPA; via the coding sequence ATGTTTCAGGTGCTGCTGTGCGGCGCCATGATCGTCACCCTGTCCATGGGCATACGCCACGGCTTTGGCCTGTGGCTGCAGCCCATCACCATGGACCGCGGCTGGACGCGCGAGACCTTCTCCTTCGCGCTGGCGATTCAAAACCTCTCTTGGGGCTTGGCGGGGCCCTTCACCGGCATGCTGGCGGATCGCTACGGCCCTTTCCGGGTACTGATGGTCGGCGGCTTGCTTTACGCCCTGGGCTTGGTGCTGATGGCACTGTCCACCTCAGGCCTGGCCTTCACCGGCAGCGCCGGGCTCTTGCTGGGCATTGCGCAGTCAGGCACCACCTACGCCGTGATTTACGGCGTGATCGGCCGCAATGTGGCGCCGGAAAAGCGCTCCTGGGCCATGGGTGTGGCCGCAGCGGCCGGCAGTTTCGGGCAGTTCCTGATGGTGCCGGTGGAGAACTGGCTGATCGGCTATACCGGCTGGCAGAACGCCTTATTTGTGCTGGGCTGCGCGGCCCTGATCACCATTCCTTTGGCCCTGGGCCTGCGTGAACCCAAGGGCGCCGCAGCAGCACCGGGCCACCAGCAAAGCATTGGCCAAGCGCTGCGCGAGGCCTTTGGCTACCGCAGCTTCCAGCTGCTGATGCTGGGCTATTTCGTCTGCGGTTTTCAAGTGGTGTTCATCGGCGTGCACATGCCCAGCTACCTGAAAGATCACGGCCTGAGCCCGCAGGTGGCAACCTATTCCCTGGCCTTGATCGGCCTCTTCAATGTGTTCGGCACCTACGCGGCCGGCTCGCTGGGCCAGCGTTTCCCCAAGCGCTACATCCTCTCGGCCATTTACGCCTTGCGCGCCGTCGCCATCGTCTGCTTTTTGAGCGTGCCGCTGACGCCCACCTCGGTCTATCTGTTCTCGGGCGTGATGGGCTTTTTGTGGCTATCCACCGTGCCGCCGACTAATGCGGTGCTGGCGCAGATCTTCGGCATTCAGCACATGTCCATGCTCAGCGGCTTTGTGTTCCTGAGCCACCAGATCGGCAGCTTTCTGGGCGTTTGGCTGGGCGGGCGGCTCTATGACCTGAGCGGCAGTTACGACGTGGTCTGGTACTTGGCGGTGGGCTTGGGCGTGATGGCGGCCTTGGTGAATCTGCCCGTGCGCGAAACCGCGATTGAGCGGCGGATGGCACCAGCATGA
- the dapA gene encoding 4-hydroxy-tetrahydrodipicolinate synthase: MNGLVGSIVALITPMLEDGSVDYPSLRKLIDWHIAEGTDCICVVGTTGESPTVSMEENREIIRAAVEHAKGRVPIMAGTGANSTSEAIELSRYAKEVGADCTLSVVPYYNKPSQEGIYQHYKAIAEAVDIPMMLYNVPGRTVADMQPETTLRCASLPGVFGVKEATGNIERAAWLIKNAPKGFSIYSGDDGTAIALMLLGGHGNVSVTANVAPRAMHELCKAALAGDIATARRIHFQLLSLHKNLFCEPSPAPTKWALAKLGRIQPHLRLPITGLTPAGQAVVEQAMKEGGLL, encoded by the coding sequence ATGAACGGACTAGTTGGCAGCATCGTCGCACTCATCACGCCGATGCTTGAAGATGGCAGCGTTGATTACCCCAGCCTGCGCAAGCTGATTGACTGGCATATCGCCGAAGGCACCGACTGCATCTGCGTGGTCGGCACCACCGGCGAGTCGCCCACCGTCAGCATGGAAGAAAACCGCGAAATCATTCGCGCTGCGGTTGAGCATGCCAAGGGCCGCGTGCCCATCATGGCCGGCACCGGCGCCAATTCCACCTCGGAAGCCATTGAGTTGAGCCGCTACGCGAAGGAAGTCGGCGCCGACTGCACCTTGTCCGTCGTGCCTTACTACAACAAGCCCTCGCAAGAAGGCATCTACCAGCATTACAAGGCCATCGCCGAGGCCGTAGACATCCCCATGATGCTCTACAACGTGCCCGGCCGCACCGTGGCCGATATGCAGCCCGAAACCACCTTGCGCTGCGCCAGCTTGCCCGGCGTGTTCGGCGTCAAGGAAGCCACCGGCAATATCGAGCGCGCCGCCTGGCTGATCAAGAACGCCCCCAAGGGCTTTTCGATCTATTCCGGCGACGACGGCACCGCCATCGCCCTGATGCTGCTAGGCGGCCACGGCAATGTCAGCGTGACGGCCAACGTCGCGCCACGCGCCATGCATGAGCTGTGCAAGGCTGCGCTGGCCGGTGACATCGCCACCGCCCGCCGCATCCACTTCCAACTCTTGAGCCTGCACAAGAACCTGTTCTGCGAGCCCAGCCCAGCCCCCACCAAGTGGGCGCTGGCCAAGCTGGGCCGCATTCAGCCTCATCTGCGCTTGCCCATCACCGGCTTGACGCCGGCCGGCCAAGCCGTGGTTGAACAAGCCATGAAAGAGGGCGGCCTGCTGTAG
- a CDS encoding class I SAM-dependent methyltransferase: MLLTSDISPWLLRWSAAAPAGATALDLACGSGRHLRYLAEKGMRVTGVDRDSAATAPLQALAEIITADIETGPWPLAGRQFDLVLVTNYLWRPLLPQIIASVAPGGWLIYETFAHGQQSIGRPARADFLLQPGELLRACAGLRVVGYEDGFESAPGEISPAAVNGRFVQRVAAVRAASEDEGVFQRYALPRP, from the coding sequence TTGCTTTTGACCTCTGACATTTCCCCCTGGCTGCTGCGCTGGTCCGCAGCCGCCCCTGCCGGCGCCACCGCGCTGGATCTGGCTTGCGGCAGCGGCCGCCATCTGCGCTACCTGGCTGAGAAAGGCATGCGCGTCACCGGTGTCGACCGCGACAGCGCGGCCACCGCCCCGCTGCAAGCCCTGGCCGAAATCATCACCGCCGACATCGAAACCGGCCCCTGGCCACTGGCCGGGCGGCAATTCGATCTGGTGCTGGTGACGAACTACCTCTGGCGCCCGCTGCTGCCGCAAATCATCGCCTCAGTAGCCCCGGGCGGCTGGTTGATTTACGAAACCTTTGCCCATGGCCAGCAGAGCATTGGCCGCCCAGCGCGTGCCGACTTTCTGCTGCAGCCCGGCGAGTTGCTGCGCGCCTGCGCGGGCTTGCGCGTGGTGGGCTATGAAGATGGTTTTGAGTCTGCTCCCGGTGAAATTAGCCCAGCGGCGGTCAACGGCCGCTTCGTCCAGCGCGTTGCGGCTGTTCGCGCCGCGTCTGAAGACGAGGGGGTTTTCCAGCGATATGCCCTGCCCCGCCCGTAA
- the bamC gene encoding outer membrane protein assembly factor BamC produces MSSVTRSAPLTAQSTPLRMATLMLVGSLAAGCSSIDNVISTDKVDYRSGAKQTTGLDIPPDLTQLARDTRAPGAAVSAASFQQSSAAAKAAPATAAANTVALNAAGKVQLERVGDERWLHVDQTPEQLWQPLKDFWVERGFELAKDQADIGLLETNWNENRAKLPQDVIRSTIGKVFDSFYSTGERDMFRTRVERSPKGGTDIFIAHKGMQEVYTNQQKEATAWQPRPNDPQLEAEMLSRLMVKLGAKDEAAKAAVAAAAAPAPVATAAVAGTAAAAVSAQSRSLADVPDELKVNEGFERAWRRVGQSLDRHGFTIEDRDRKQGLFYLRYADPSQAGKEEPNFFQRLFSKDDGPAKVRYRVSVKSEGERSTVTVLDDKGQKQSSEISKRILNLLMDDLR; encoded by the coding sequence ATGTCTAGCGTGACTCGTTCTGCACCCCTTACCGCCCAAAGCACCCCGCTGCGCATGGCCACGCTGATGCTGGTGGGCTCGCTGGCCGCCGGCTGCTCGTCGATTGACAACGTGATTTCCACCGACAAGGTGGACTACCGCAGCGGCGCCAAGCAGACCACCGGCCTGGACATCCCGCCCGACCTGACCCAGTTGGCCCGCGATACCCGCGCGCCCGGTGCGGCCGTCAGCGCCGCCAGCTTCCAACAAAGCAGCGCCGCCGCCAAGGCTGCACCTGCCACAGCCGCCGCCAACACCGTCGCTCTGAACGCCGCCGGCAAGGTGCAGTTGGAGCGCGTTGGCGATGAGCGTTGGTTGCATGTGGACCAAACGCCCGAGCAGCTGTGGCAACCCCTGAAGGACTTCTGGGTTGAGCGCGGCTTCGAGCTCGCCAAGGATCAAGCCGACATCGGCCTGCTGGAAACCAACTGGAACGAGAACCGCGCCAAGCTGCCGCAAGACGTGATCCGCTCCACCATCGGCAAGGTGTTTGACAGCTTCTACTCGACCGGTGAGCGCGATATGTTCCGCACCCGCGTCGAACGCTCGCCCAAGGGCGGCACCGACATCTTCATTGCCCACAAAGGCATGCAAGAGGTCTATACCAATCAGCAAAAGGAAGCCACCGCCTGGCAACCCCGCCCGAATGACCCGCAGCTGGAAGCCGAGATGCTGTCCCGCCTGATGGTCAAGTTGGGCGCCAAGGACGAAGCCGCCAAGGCGGCTGTGGCAGCCGCAGCAGCGCCCGCCCCCGTGGCCACGGCTGCGGTGGCCGGCACCGCCGCAGCCGCTGTCTCAGCGCAAAGCCGCAGCCTGGCCGATGTGCCGGACGAGTTGAAGGTCAATGAAGGTTTCGAGCGCGCCTGGCGCCGCGTCGGCCAATCGCTGGATCGCCACGGCTTCACCATCGAAGACCGCGACCGCAAGCAAGGCCTGTTCTATCTGCGCTATGCCGACCCCAGCCAAGCCGGCAAGGAAGAGCCCAACTTCTTCCAACGCCTGTTCAGCAAGGACGACGGCCCGGCCAAGGTGCGTTACCGGGTCTCGGTCAAGTCCGAGGGCGAGCGCAGCACCGTCACCGTGCTGGATGACAAGGGCCAGAAGCAGAGCAGCGAGATCTCCAAGCGCATTCTCAATTTGCTGATGGACGACCTGCGCTAA
- a CDS encoding MBL fold metallo-hydrolase — MRFCSLGSGSGGNATLVEASQGITSTQLLVDCGFSLRELTRRLQRAGSAPEALTAVFITHEHGDHIGCALRLCQQYRVPLWTSRGTWRAVGNPDFEPSLLHFARDGELIELGDLQLQPLAVPHDANEPLHLRCNDGAKHLGLLTDLGCPSSSVLAALQGLDAMLLECNHDEDLLKNSSYPANLKRRILGSHGHLSNAQSATLLQQCLHTGLQTVLAAHLSERNNRPELAAAALASVLGGTADEIPVADQKLGSDWFTID, encoded by the coding sequence ATGCGTTTTTGCAGCCTAGGCAGCGGCAGCGGCGGCAACGCCACCCTGGTCGAAGCCAGCCAAGGCATCACCAGCACGCAGCTGCTGGTGGACTGCGGCTTCAGCCTGCGCGAATTGACCCGCCGCTTGCAGCGCGCCGGCAGCGCGCCCGAGGCACTGACCGCCGTCTTCATAACCCACGAGCATGGCGACCACATCGGCTGCGCGCTCAGGCTCTGCCAACAATACCGAGTGCCCCTGTGGACCAGTCGCGGCACCTGGCGTGCCGTCGGCAACCCGGACTTTGAGCCCAGCCTGCTGCACTTCGCCCGCGACGGCGAATTGATTGAGCTGGGCGATCTGCAACTGCAGCCGCTCGCCGTGCCGCACGATGCCAACGAGCCATTGCACCTGCGCTGCAACGACGGCGCCAAACACCTGGGCTTGCTGACCGATTTGGGCTGCCCGAGCAGTTCGGTGCTCGCCGCCTTGCAAGGGCTGGATGCCATGCTGCTGGAGTGCAATCACGATGAAGACTTGCTGAAAAACTCCAGCTACCCGGCCAACCTGAAGCGCCGCATCCTAGGCAGCCACGGCCATCTCTCAAATGCCCAATCGGCCACGCTGCTGCAGCAATGCCTGCATACCGGCCTGCAAACCGTGCTGGCGGCCCATTTGAGTGAGCGCAACAACCGACCCGAGCTGGCCGCCGCCGCCCTGGCGTCGGTGCTGGGCGGCACCGCAGACGAAATCCCGGTGGCCGATCAAAAGCTGGGCAGCGACTGGTTCACGATCGACTGA
- a CDS encoding histone deacetylase family protein: MKTIYNDKHPAHAATHEFFRGRLVPAFETPARADFILQAVQGADLGPILAPVNHGLQALARVHSSRYLNFLAGAWEEWQALGGEGDAFPAVWPVRSLRHDIEPQSFAARMGLYSMDSGTPLTAGAWDAAFWGAQAALTGLDLLLAGERSAYVLTRPPGHHAGSDFFGGYCFVNNAAVAAQAALDQGLKKIAILDVDYHHGNGTQAIFYERADVFFASIHGDPQTEYPFFLGHADEAGAGAGLGFNANFPLPAGATNEQWFERLEAALARLQAYAPELLIVSLGVDTFAGDPISHFQLDQPEFTRLGERLARFGLPTLFLQEGGYATEAIGLNVLAVLQGFEQGA, from the coding sequence TTGAAAACCATCTACAACGACAAGCATCCGGCGCACGCCGCCACCCATGAATTCTTCCGCGGCCGCCTAGTGCCGGCTTTTGAGACGCCGGCGCGGGCTGATTTCATTCTGCAGGCGGTGCAGGGCGCCGACTTGGGGCCTATCCTGGCCCCGGTCAATCATGGCTTGCAGGCCTTGGCGCGGGTTCACAGCTCGCGTTACTTGAACTTTCTGGCCGGCGCTTGGGAGGAGTGGCAGGCCTTGGGCGGGGAGGGGGATGCTTTCCCTGCTGTGTGGCCGGTGCGCAGCTTGCGTCACGATATCGAGCCGCAGAGCTTTGCCGCCCGCATGGGGCTTTATTCCATGGACAGCGGCACGCCGCTGACCGCCGGCGCCTGGGATGCCGCTTTTTGGGGCGCCCAAGCCGCGCTGACCGGACTGGACCTGTTGCTGGCCGGTGAGCGCAGCGCCTATGTGCTGACACGCCCGCCCGGCCATCACGCGGGCAGCGACTTCTTTGGCGGCTATTGCTTCGTCAATAACGCGGCGGTGGCGGCACAGGCTGCGCTGGACCAAGGCCTGAAGAAGATCGCCATCCTGGATGTGGACTACCACCACGGCAACGGCACTCAAGCGATCTTTTACGAGCGCGCTGATGTCTTTTTCGCCAGCATTCATGGCGACCCGCAGACCGAATACCCCTTCTTCCTGGGTCATGCAGACGAAGCCGGCGCTGGCGCCGGCCTGGGCTTCAATGCCAATTTCCCGCTGCCTGCCGGCGCCACGAATGAGCAGTGGTTTGAGCGCCTGGAGGCCGCGCTGGCCCGGCTGCAGGCCTATGCGCCCGAATTGCTGATCGTGTCCCTGGGCGTGGATACCTTTGCCGGTGACCCGATTTCGCATTTCCAGTTGGACCAGCCGGAATTTACCCGCCTGGGCGAGCGCCTGGCTCGTTTTGGCTTGCCCACGCTGTTTTTGCAAGAGGGCGGCTATGCCACCGAGGCGATCGGGCTCAATGTGCTGGCGGTCTTGCAGGGCTTTGAACAGGGGGCTTAA
- a CDS encoding amidohydrolase family protein, with protein MTKCALALILAALGLSQLAHSAPAPLPEPETPYFKASAPMSMELKNAQWFDGKGFVQQGTLYVQEGRFTRKKPKGKPQRQMDLKGQFLLPPLADAHNHNLQTLWGFARYASSYLRDGVFYAAMQCGEPKAVAEMRPIAAQPASPEVLFTSVCITSPDGQPLAQLIGDDPKLKAEDFADKAVLVMDSSADLNAKWPLVAGRKTDWVKLMLSRSESPELRADAKQFGRLGLKPELVAPIVKRAKQDGFKVVAQADTATDFTVAVQSGVDLVARLPGLYFFEGTTPERYRISAEAASEAAKRHVAVITAISGSRFFEPSDTGLAALRQLQAENLRRLLDAKVSLLLGSDLYNGTAFAELRQLDSLAVMDRATLLRIATVDTPRALFPKRRIACFDEGCEASFLLLKSNPLNDLDSLGRILLRVKQGRLLSQ; from the coding sequence ATGACGAAATGTGCTCTCGCTCTCATTCTTGCCGCGCTCGGCCTCAGCCAACTGGCCCACAGCGCCCCGGCCCCGCTGCCCGAGCCTGAAACGCCTTACTTCAAGGCTAGCGCCCCCATGAGCATGGAGCTGAAGAACGCCCAATGGTTCGATGGCAAGGGCTTTGTCCAGCAAGGCACTTTGTACGTGCAAGAAGGCCGCTTCACCCGCAAAAAGCCCAAGGGCAAGCCGCAGCGCCAGATGGACCTGAAAGGCCAATTCCTGCTACCGCCGCTGGCCGATGCGCACAACCACAATTTGCAGACCCTCTGGGGCTTTGCCCGCTATGCCAGCAGCTATCTGCGCGACGGTGTGTTTTACGCCGCCATGCAATGCGGCGAGCCCAAGGCGGTAGCGGAAATGCGGCCCATCGCCGCGCAGCCGGCCTCGCCCGAGGTTTTGTTCACCTCCGTCTGCATCACCTCCCCCGACGGCCAACCGCTGGCCCAACTGATCGGCGACGACCCCAAGCTCAAGGCCGAAGATTTCGCCGACAAGGCGGTCTTGGTGATGGACAGCAGCGCCGACCTGAACGCCAAGTGGCCGCTGGTGGCCGGGCGCAAGACCGACTGGGTCAAGCTCATGCTCAGCCGCAGCGAAAGCCCCGAACTGCGTGCCGACGCCAAACAGTTCGGCCGCTTAGGGCTGAAGCCCGAGTTGGTGGCCCCCATCGTAAAACGCGCCAAGCAAGATGGTTTCAAGGTGGTGGCCCAGGCCGACACCGCGACCGACTTCACGGTGGCGGTGCAAAGCGGGGTGGACCTGGTGGCGCGCCTGCCGGGCCTGTATTTTTTTGAAGGCACAACACCAGAGCGCTACCGCATCAGCGCCGAGGCCGCCAGTGAAGCCGCCAAGCGCCATGTGGCGGTGATCACCGCCATCTCGGGCAGCCGATTCTTCGAGCCCAGCGATACCGGCTTAGCCGCCTTGCGTCAGTTGCAGGCCGAAAACCTGCGCCGCTTACTGGATGCGAAAGTCAGCCTGCTGCTGGGCTCCGACCTCTACAACGGCACCGCGTTTGCCGAGTTGCGCCAGCTCGACAGCCTCGCGGTGATGGATCGCGCCACGCTTTTGCGCATCGCTACCGTCGACACGCCGCGCGCCTTGTTCCCCAAGCGCCGCATCGCCTGTTTTGACGAGGGCTGCGAGGCCAGCTTTTTGCTGCTGAAGAGCAACCCTCTGAATGACCTGGACAGCCTGGGCCGCATCCTGCTGCGGGTCAAACAAGGTCGTTTGCTGAGCCAGTAA